Proteins encoded in a region of the Megalops cyprinoides isolate fMegCyp1 chromosome 3, fMegCyp1.pri, whole genome shotgun sequence genome:
- the LOC118774082 gene encoding rap1 GTPase-activating protein 2-like isoform X7 — protein MLEKMEDDYIPYPRIEEVLEKGGPYPQVILPQFGGYWIEDVEALVSTPISTDSSFCDEDDGGGMSPGGSFGYRLECNSTARAYRKHFLGREHMNYYCTASSAGNLILSLKHEEAEGQEFLRIMLRSRTKTLYDRISLAGLTQLPSVPQIAKLLCDDVTGLKFSPVLYPRGSQLIVSFDEHEVNNTFKFGVIYQKFGQTSEEELFGNNEETPAFAEFLALLGDSVDLQDFKGFRGGLDVSHGQTGSQSVYTVFRDREVMFHVSTKLPYTEGDPQQLQRKRHIGNDIVAAVFQEEATPFVPDMIASNFLHAYILVQVENPCTEHTTYKVSVTAREDVPSFGPPLPNPAVFRKGPEFREFLLTKLINAENACYKSDRFAKLEGRTRAALLDNLHDELHRQTQAMLGMGIGSEEDKLENGSHGGLLESFKRAMRVRSHSMETMVGSHRHRSPGGSGSVPASLSGGGLTQTSTECTKSTYTPPALSAKSPLKSPVKRRSGLFPRLHSSTESQTERHSRSDQRTSDSSHLSQEVRSETSSNPSSPEICPNKERPFIKLKDCSNRANISRSSSSTSSFSSATGEGEVLEELDTSGQPSTAYPPVYSPSLSVESQGSGTPVIMCRSPTDLKSKTSPRSNLKFRFDKLSHSTTGH, from the exons GATGACTACATCCCCTACCCAAGGATAGAGGAG GTCCTGGAGAAGGGAGGCCCGTACCCCCAGGTCATCCTGCCCCAGTTTGGGGGTTACTGGATTGAGGATGTGGAGGCTCTCGTCAGCACCCCCatctccacagacagcagcttcTGTGACGAGGACGACGGGGGAGGGATGAGTCCGGGGGGGTCTTTCGGGTACCGACTGGAGtgcaacagcacagccagggCCTACCGCAAACACTTCCTGGGAAGG GAGCACATGAATTACTACTGCACAGCCAGCAGCGCGGGGAATCTCATCCTGTCCCTGAAGCACGAGGAGGCGGAGGGCCAGGAGTTCCTGCGCATCATGCTCAG gtctcGGACAAAGACACTCTATGACAGGATCTCTCTGGCAGGACTCACCCAGCTGCCCAGTGTACCACAGATAGCAAAG ctgctgtgtgatgatgtcacaggccTGAAATTCAGTCCAGTTCTGTACCCTAGG ggctCCCAGTTGATTGTCAGCTTTGATGAACATGAAGTTAACAACACCTTCAAGTTTGGTGTCATCTACCAGAAGTTTGGTCAG ACCTCAGAGGAGGAGCTCTTTGGAAACAACGAGGAGACGCCCGCCTTCGCCGAGTTCCTGGCCTTGCTGGGGGATTCCGTCGACCTGCAGGACTTTAAGGG TTTCCGGGGTGGTCTCGACGTGTCCCACGGTCAGACCGGTTCGCAGTCCGTCTACACGGTCTTCCGGGACCGGGAGGTCATGTTCCACGTCTCCACTAAACTGCCCTACACAGAGGGAGACCCACAACAG CTCCAGCGGAAGCGCCACATTGGGAACGACATCGTGGCGGCGGTCTTCCAGGAGGAGGCCACGCCCTTTGTGCCAGACATGATCGCCTCCAACTTCCTCCATGCCTACATCCTGGTGCAGGTGGAAAACCCGTGCACAGAACACACTACGTACAAG GTGTCTGTTACAGCGCGGGAGGACGTGCCCTCCTTTGGCCCACCCCTCCCGAACCCAGCTGTCTTCAGAAAG GGCCCAGAGTTCCGGGAGTTCCTGCTAACTAAACTGATAAATGCGGAGAACGCCTGCTACAAGTCAGACAGGTTCGCCAAgctggag GGGAGAACTCGGGCCGCACTCCTGGATAACCTCCATGACGAGCTGCACAGGCAGACGCAGGCCATGCTGGGGATGGGCATCGGCTCAGAGGAGGACAAGCTGGAGAACGGCAGCCATGGGGGGCTGCTGGAGTCCTTCAAG CGGGCAATGCGGGTGCGGAGTCACTCCATGGAGACGATGGTGGGCTCTCACCGGCACCGGAGCCCGGGGGGGAGCGGAAGTGTCCCGGCCAGCCTGAGCGGGGGGGGGCTGACGCAGACCAGCACAGAGTGCACTAAGAGCACTTACACG CCCCCGGCGCTGTCTGCCAAGTCACCCCTGAAGAGTCCGGTGAAGCGGCGGTCGGGTCTCTTCCCACGGCTGCACTCCAGCACAGAgagccagacagagagacattcGCGCAG TGACCAAAGGACCTCAGACAGCAGCCATCTGTCGCAGGAAGTGAGGTCAGAGACATCTTCAAACCCGAGCTCTCCAGAGATCTGCCCCAAcaaggagag GCCGTTCATCAAACTGAAAGACTGCAGCAATCGCGCCAACATCTCTCGTTCCTCTTCCAGCACCAGCAGCTTCAGCAGTGCCACCGGAGAAGGAGAGGTCCTGGAAGAGCTGGACACT aGCGGCCAGCCCTCCACAGCCTACCCCCCCGTGTACAGCCCCTCCCTCAGCGTGGAGAGCCAGGGTTCCGGAACCCCGGTCATCATGTGCCGCAGCCCAACAG ACTTGAAGAGTAAAACATCTCCCAGGTCCAACTTGAAGTTTCGTTTCGACAAGTTGAGCCACTCCACCACA
- the LOC118774082 gene encoding rap1 GTPase-activating protein 2-like isoform X6 has product MLEKMEVPKAEELRTGSQRHKDDYIPYPRIEEVLEKGGPYPQVILPQFGGYWIEDVEALVSTPISTDSSFCDEDDGGGMSPGGSFGYRLECNSTARAYRKHFLGREHMNYYCTASSAGNLILSLKHEEAEGQEFLRIMLRSRTKTLYDRISLAGLTQLPSVPQIAKLLCDDVTGLKFSPVLYPRGSQLIVSFDEHEVNNTFKFGVIYQKFGQTSEEELFGNNEETPAFAEFLALLGDSVDLQDFKGFRGGLDVSHGQTGSQSVYTVFRDREVMFHVSTKLPYTEGDPQQLQRKRHIGNDIVAAVFQEEATPFVPDMIASNFLHAYILVQVENPCTEHTTYKVSVTAREDVPSFGPPLPNPAVFRKGPEFREFLLTKLINAENACYKSDRFAKLEGRTRAALLDNLHDELHRQTQAMLGMGIGSEEDKLENGSHGGLLESFKRAMRVRSHSMETMVGSHRHRSPGGSGSVPASLSGGGLTQTSTECTKSTYTPPALSAKSPLKSPVKRRSGLFPRLHSSTESQTERHSRSDQRTSDSSHLSQEVRSETSSNPSSPEICPNKERPFIKLKDCSNRANISRSSSSTSSFSSATGEGEVLEELDTSGQPSTAYPPVYSPSLSVESQGSGTPVIMCRSPTDLKSKTSPRSNLKFRFDKLSHSTTGH; this is encoded by the exons GATGACTACATCCCCTACCCAAGGATAGAGGAG GTCCTGGAGAAGGGAGGCCCGTACCCCCAGGTCATCCTGCCCCAGTTTGGGGGTTACTGGATTGAGGATGTGGAGGCTCTCGTCAGCACCCCCatctccacagacagcagcttcTGTGACGAGGACGACGGGGGAGGGATGAGTCCGGGGGGGTCTTTCGGGTACCGACTGGAGtgcaacagcacagccagggCCTACCGCAAACACTTCCTGGGAAGG GAGCACATGAATTACTACTGCACAGCCAGCAGCGCGGGGAATCTCATCCTGTCCCTGAAGCACGAGGAGGCGGAGGGCCAGGAGTTCCTGCGCATCATGCTCAG gtctcGGACAAAGACACTCTATGACAGGATCTCTCTGGCAGGACTCACCCAGCTGCCCAGTGTACCACAGATAGCAAAG ctgctgtgtgatgatgtcacaggccTGAAATTCAGTCCAGTTCTGTACCCTAGG ggctCCCAGTTGATTGTCAGCTTTGATGAACATGAAGTTAACAACACCTTCAAGTTTGGTGTCATCTACCAGAAGTTTGGTCAG ACCTCAGAGGAGGAGCTCTTTGGAAACAACGAGGAGACGCCCGCCTTCGCCGAGTTCCTGGCCTTGCTGGGGGATTCCGTCGACCTGCAGGACTTTAAGGG TTTCCGGGGTGGTCTCGACGTGTCCCACGGTCAGACCGGTTCGCAGTCCGTCTACACGGTCTTCCGGGACCGGGAGGTCATGTTCCACGTCTCCACTAAACTGCCCTACACAGAGGGAGACCCACAACAG CTCCAGCGGAAGCGCCACATTGGGAACGACATCGTGGCGGCGGTCTTCCAGGAGGAGGCCACGCCCTTTGTGCCAGACATGATCGCCTCCAACTTCCTCCATGCCTACATCCTGGTGCAGGTGGAAAACCCGTGCACAGAACACACTACGTACAAG GTGTCTGTTACAGCGCGGGAGGACGTGCCCTCCTTTGGCCCACCCCTCCCGAACCCAGCTGTCTTCAGAAAG GGCCCAGAGTTCCGGGAGTTCCTGCTAACTAAACTGATAAATGCGGAGAACGCCTGCTACAAGTCAGACAGGTTCGCCAAgctggag GGGAGAACTCGGGCCGCACTCCTGGATAACCTCCATGACGAGCTGCACAGGCAGACGCAGGCCATGCTGGGGATGGGCATCGGCTCAGAGGAGGACAAGCTGGAGAACGGCAGCCATGGGGGGCTGCTGGAGTCCTTCAAG CGGGCAATGCGGGTGCGGAGTCACTCCATGGAGACGATGGTGGGCTCTCACCGGCACCGGAGCCCGGGGGGGAGCGGAAGTGTCCCGGCCAGCCTGAGCGGGGGGGGGCTGACGCAGACCAGCACAGAGTGCACTAAGAGCACTTACACG CCCCCGGCGCTGTCTGCCAAGTCACCCCTGAAGAGTCCGGTGAAGCGGCGGTCGGGTCTCTTCCCACGGCTGCACTCCAGCACAGAgagccagacagagagacattcGCGCAG TGACCAAAGGACCTCAGACAGCAGCCATCTGTCGCAGGAAGTGAGGTCAGAGACATCTTCAAACCCGAGCTCTCCAGAGATCTGCCCCAAcaaggagag GCCGTTCATCAAACTGAAAGACTGCAGCAATCGCGCCAACATCTCTCGTTCCTCTTCCAGCACCAGCAGCTTCAGCAGTGCCACCGGAGAAGGAGAGGTCCTGGAAGAGCTGGACACT aGCGGCCAGCCCTCCACAGCCTACCCCCCCGTGTACAGCCCCTCCCTCAGCGTGGAGAGCCAGGGTTCCGGAACCCCGGTCATCATGTGCCGCAGCCCAACAG ACTTGAAGAGTAAAACATCTCCCAGGTCCAACTTGAAGTTTCGTTTCGACAAGTTGAGCCACTCCACCACA